A stretch of the Fusobacterium varium genome encodes the following:
- a CDS encoding putative nitroreductase — translation MNNKSFMDVLKNRRTIYTLSKETTISKEKIEEIIKDAVKHVPSAFNNQSARVVILYGENHKKLWKIVMDTLRKVVPAGKFEPTENKIKGLADSYGTVLFFDSTRTTKELMEKFPLYRDNFPVWAEQANGMLQFAVWSLLEEQGLGANLQHYNPLIDDEVKDVFGIPKSWKLIAQMPFGKPTAPAPGKEFLPIEKRVIVL, via the coding sequence ATGAATAATAAAAGCTTTATGGATGTATTAAAAAATAGAAGAACTATATATACTCTTTCTAAGGAAACAACTATTTCAAAAGAAAAAATAGAAGAAATAATAAAAGATGCAGTAAAACATGTTCCATCTGCATTTAACAATCAAAGTGCAAGAGTTGTAATACTCTATGGGGAAAATCATAAAAAATTATGGAAAATTGTCATGGATACTCTTCGCAAAGTGGTTCCAGCAGGAAAATTTGAGCCAACTGAAAATAAAATCAAAGGTTTAGCTGATTCATATGGGACTGTTCTTTTCTTTGATTCTACAAGAACAACAAAAGAACTTATGGAAAAATTCCCTCTTTATAGAGATAATTTTCCTGTATGGGCTGAACAGGCAAATGGTATGTTACAGTTTGCTGTCTGGTCTCTTTTGGAAGAACAAGGACTAGGTGCAAATCTTCAGCATTACAATCCTCTAATTGATGATGAAGTAAAAGATGTATTTGGAATTCCAAAATCTTGGAAACTTATAGCACAGATGCCTTTTGGAAAACCTACTGCTCCAGCACCTGGAAAAGAGTTTCTTCCAATAGAAAAAAGAGTAATAGTATTATAA
- a CDS encoding cytochrome C biogenesis protein, whose amino-acid sequence MFNDILLTDNINFILVFLGGIFSFFSPCIIPLLPVYMSYLSGNTAVTDENGNIFYNQKKVFFHTIFFILGISAAFFILGLSFSKLGGFFNSNRVLFTRISGILILLLGLFQIGLLKNNFMEREHRIGFDSKKINPLIAFIIGFTFSFAWTPCIGPVLSTVLIMASGAKTSFLGNMLILVYSLGFIIPFLLLGIFTTKVLNFLKTKKSFLKYSIKISGAILIIIGIMTLSGFNLNILASGQQIQNTDYAAKNEESAKPAQEEKLPAYDFQLKDQYGNLHKLSDYKGKVVFLNFWATWCPPCREEMPHIEEIYKEYGYNKNDVVILGAASPATTENPSPQDESEEKIKAFLIKNNYTFPVVFDVKGEIFRNYYINAFPTTFMIDKDGNIMGYVAGGLSKENMKKIIEMTLGNEK is encoded by the coding sequence ATGTTTAATGACATACTTTTAACAGACAACATAAATTTTATTTTAGTTTTTTTAGGAGGAATATTTTCTTTCTTTTCACCTTGTATTATTCCTCTTCTCCCAGTTTATATGAGTTATCTGTCTGGAAATACTGCTGTAACAGATGAAAATGGCAATATTTTCTACAATCAAAAAAAAGTATTCTTTCATACCATATTTTTTATCCTTGGTATATCTGCTGCTTTTTTTATCCTAGGACTTTCTTTTTCTAAATTAGGAGGTTTCTTTAACAGTAACAGAGTTTTATTTACAAGAATAAGTGGTATTCTCATTCTGCTTTTAGGTTTATTTCAAATTGGACTATTAAAAAATAATTTTATGGAAAGAGAACATAGAATAGGATTTGATTCTAAAAAAATAAATCCATTGATTGCATTTATTATAGGATTTACTTTTAGTTTTGCATGGACACCATGTATAGGTCCAGTATTATCCACTGTTCTTATTATGGCATCTGGGGCTAAAACTTCTTTTCTTGGAAATATGCTTATCTTGGTATATAGTTTAGGGTTTATCATTCCATTTTTACTTCTTGGAATATTTACTACTAAAGTATTAAATTTTTTAAAAACAAAAAAATCTTTCTTAAAATATAGTATAAAAATCAGTGGGGCTATTTTAATAATAATTGGAATTATGACTTTAAGTGGATTTAATTTAAATATACTTGCATCTGGACAACAGATACAAAATACAGACTATGCTGCAAAAAATGAAGAGTCAGCTAAACCTGCTCAGGAAGAAAAACTTCCAGCTTATGATTTTCAACTGAAAGACCAATATGGAAATCTTCATAAACTTTCAGATTATAAAGGAAAAGTAGTTTTTCTTAATTTCTGGGCTACATGGTGTCCTCCTTGCAGAGAAGAAATGCCACATATAGAAGAAATCTATAAAGAATATGGATATAATAAAAATGATGTTGTCATCTTGGGAGCTGCAAGTCCAGCAACTACTGAAAATCCTTCTCCTCAAGATGAGTCAGAAGAAAAAATAAAAGCTTTTCTTATAAAAAACAATTATACATTTCCTGTTGTATTTGATGTAAAGGGAGAAATATTCAGAAATTACTATATTAACGCTTTCCCTACTACTTTTATGATAGATAAAGATGGAAATATAATGGGATATGTTGCAGGTGGTCTTTCTAAAGAAAATATGAAAAAAATAATTGAAATGACATTAGGCAATGAAAAATAA
- a CDS encoding dGTP triphosphohydrolase produces MGNKVIKDLIHSYITIDIDVQKIVDTPSFQRLKRIKQLTCEYLFPSLNHTRYEHSLGVMKLACDFFDSLNKDMEKFGISKKQIENYRFHIKFAALLHDIGHAPLSHLGESFYDKKEIYEALIKNLANEKEADKIFKDKKGNIVGSSHELMSCLCIIKKLKPLLIEINPDTNVELICRIIIGNLYSDKNLWLENILIEIVNSKTIDVDKLDYLIRDNYMSGYIAPRIDIERLFSCTFIGEDKKLKYSSKAIPAMQSVVDSRDLLYLWVYNHHISVYTEFIIRDILGHFMKLYDEQRGTFPEEMNKKDFFSTEAVIDNLVIDDDIYSHLRKAYLASLNGKTIEYTSIVMKQLMERKFLKPLWKTIYEYECLEDELELEKIVTDRLDKILKDNEKIKKIVGEIGNTLKLKKGEIFIITRYNKFYHAVSEAKIYVSLNGEDKLLSDLLPQKSFKRFSNISFYIFGPGEKKEEIKRLFLKIIKEEL; encoded by the coding sequence ATGGGAAATAAAGTAATTAAAGATTTAATACACAGTTATATAACAATAGATATTGATGTTCAAAAAATAGTAGATACCCCATCTTTTCAAAGATTAAAAAGGATAAAACAGCTTACTTGTGAATATCTTTTTCCTTCTCTCAACCATACAAGATATGAACATTCCCTTGGAGTAATGAAACTGGCTTGTGATTTTTTTGATTCTTTGAATAAAGATATGGAAAAGTTTGGAATATCTAAAAAACAAATAGAAAATTATAGATTTCATATAAAATTTGCAGCTCTTTTACATGATATAGGACATGCTCCCCTTTCTCATCTAGGTGAATCTTTTTATGATAAGAAAGAAATTTATGAAGCATTAATAAAAAACCTAGCAAATGAAAAAGAAGCTGACAAAATATTTAAAGATAAAAAAGGAAACATTGTAGGGAGTTCACATGAATTAATGTCATGCTTATGTATTATAAAAAAATTAAAGCCTCTCCTCATTGAAATAAATCCTGATACTAATGTAGAATTAATATGCAGAATAATTATAGGAAATCTATATTCAGACAAAAATTTATGGCTGGAAAATATCTTAATAGAAATAGTTAATTCTAAAACAATAGATGTAGATAAACTTGATTATCTAATCAGAGATAATTATATGAGTGGTTACATAGCTCCAAGAATAGATATTGAAAGACTTTTTTCCTGTACTTTTATAGGAGAAGATAAAAAATTAAAATATAGTTCTAAAGCTATTCCTGCTATGCAGTCTGTTGTTGATTCCAGAGATCTGCTATACCTTTGGGTATATAATCATCACATTTCTGTTTATACCGAATTTATCATAAGAGATATTCTTGGTCATTTTATGAAACTTTATGATGAGCAAAGAGGAACATTTCCTGAAGAAATGAATAAAAAAGATTTCTTCTCAACTGAGGCAGTAATAGATAATCTAGTAATAGATGATGATATTTATTCTCATTTAAGAAAAGCATATCTAGCATCTCTTAATGGAAAAACTATTGAATACACTTCTATTGTTATGAAGCAGCTGATGGAAAGAAAATTTTTAAAACCTCTATGGAAAACTATTTATGAATATGAATGTCTGGAAGATGAATTAGAATTAGAAAAAATTGTAACAGACAGATTAGATAAAATACTGAAAGATAATGAAAAAATTAAAAAAATAGTAGGAGAAATTGGTAATACATTAAAGCTTAAAAAAGGTGAAATATTTATAATAACAAGATATAATAAATTTTACCATGCTGTTTCTGAAGCTAAAATATATGTGTCACTTAATGGTGAAGATAAACTTCTCTCTGATCTTCTTCCACAAAAAAGTTTTAAAAGATTCAGTAATATATCTTTTTATATCTTTGGGCCAGGAGAAAAGAAAGAAGAAATTAAAAGATTATTTTTAAAAATAATAAAAGAGGAATTGTAA
- the smc gene encoding chromosome segregation protein SMC has translation MYLKAVEIFGFKSFGERVYIEFNRGITSIVGPNGSGKSNILDAVLWVLGEQSYKNIRAKESSDVIFSGGKDKKPMNSAEVSLYIDNTDSFLPLENEEIKVTRKLYATGDNEYYINDVKTRLKDIGNLFLDTGVGKSAYSVIGQGKVERIIGSSSKEIKGIIEEAAGIKKFQIKKNEAVKNLSNVELELEKIDLVLREVKENRDRVEKQAGKAQEYLNLKDERDKLAKGIYMSEFNEKQAQLNDGDAVKEKLTSEAAELEKEFNSIENRLDEIDKEKLVLKKEIEELSGKNQELKREIELKEREKVRISERVEGYKREVSDRHERMKNSDIKISEKLKSLDMLIEERETLKEKIEKLSEENLKFESQLKELENTKKEFDLGMELKKKKVMELELEKLKLLNEIESSSRRVKGSNTKITNLREELSSYDIKLNSAAVELEKAEISKNEKEKKLVEIEERGTFLEEEISKLSQRSNKLSEIVRTAEYDEKRHSAKLQALVRMEENNEGFFKGVKEVLNSKIIGIEGVFISLVTIPERLEKAIEAGIPGNIQDIVVDTGDTAKKAINFLKERKAGRASFLALDTIKVPLKREIKINIPGVIGRAAELVTADERYKSVVEFVLGNLLIVENLDTALKIVKNNMFMGNVVTLSGELMSSRGRITGGDSGNSTASQIFERKKEIRILKETVEKLTAAIKNASAEQNEISKTLENFENEIDKIDSLEDGVRKQLKLAEELYNDYILKKERIEKDRRIVKVELEEEEKYSQEFEKRINSSKDERERVEQVIAEIKADEEHETEKIREINASIEKKKEEFSDVRILFMNSQDRLGQLDREEEREKKEYEFLVDEKRNMEEKTTFLEDEIISLEEKEKILKAEIEERINKYESENTEVQERKTKNETLTEEERSLNKKRKETESYLLHKKDSLNRVEESLERTKIDLERLKDILSTLEDVAAIEVEEEKLKELKDKLKTLDNRLKNFQAVNLLAIEEFKELNDKYIFLTTQKDDLVKGKDVLMELIKEIDDTIHEKFFTAYKEIDANFNQMCMETLNNSEGKLLVLNPENFDECGVEIFVKFKNKKRQTLSLLSGGEKSMVAIAFIMSIFMYKPSPFTFLDEIEAALDEKNTRKLIGKLKEFTEKSQFILITHNKDTMRESESIFGVTMNKEIGISKIVPVKF, from the coding sequence ATGTATTTAAAAGCTGTTGAAATATTTGGATTCAAATCTTTCGGAGAGAGAGTATATATAGAATTCAACAGAGGGATCACATCTATAGTGGGCCCTAATGGAAGTGGGAAATCAAATATTCTGGACGCAGTTCTATGGGTACTTGGAGAACAGTCCTATAAAAATATCAGAGCAAAAGAAAGTTCTGATGTCATTTTTTCTGGTGGAAAAGATAAAAAACCAATGAATTCAGCTGAAGTCTCTTTGTACATAGACAACACTGATTCTTTTCTTCCACTGGAAAATGAGGAAATCAAAGTAACAAGAAAACTTTATGCCACTGGTGATAATGAATACTATATAAATGATGTGAAAACAAGATTGAAAGATATAGGAAACCTTTTCCTTGATACTGGAGTAGGTAAAAGTGCTTATTCGGTTATTGGACAAGGAAAAGTAGAACGTATTATTGGTTCATCCTCAAAAGAAATAAAAGGAATTATTGAAGAAGCTGCTGGAATAAAAAAATTTCAGATAAAAAAGAATGAAGCTGTCAAAAATCTTAGTAATGTAGAACTTGAACTGGAAAAAATAGATCTGGTTTTAAGAGAAGTAAAAGAAAACAGAGACAGAGTAGAAAAACAAGCTGGAAAAGCTCAAGAATATCTTAATCTTAAAGATGAAAGGGATAAACTGGCAAAGGGAATATACATGAGTGAGTTTAATGAAAAACAAGCTCAATTAAATGATGGAGATGCAGTAAAAGAAAAGCTTACTTCTGAAGCTGCTGAATTAGAAAAAGAATTTAACTCTATTGAAAACAGACTTGATGAAATTGATAAAGAAAAACTTGTATTAAAAAAAGAAATTGAAGAATTGAGTGGAAAAAATCAAGAATTAAAAAGGGAAATAGAGCTTAAAGAGAGAGAAAAAGTAAGAATAAGTGAAAGAGTAGAAGGATATAAAAGAGAAGTTAGTGATAGACATGAGAGAATGAAAAACAGTGACATTAAAATATCTGAAAAATTAAAATCTCTTGATATGCTTATTGAAGAGAGAGAAACTCTCAAAGAAAAAATAGAAAAACTTTCAGAAGAAAATTTAAAATTTGAATCTCAATTGAAAGAATTGGAAAATACAAAAAAAGAATTTGACTTAGGAATGGAACTAAAAAAGAAAAAAGTTATGGAGCTTGAACTGGAAAAGCTAAAACTTTTAAATGAAATAGAAAGTTCAAGCAGAAGGGTAAAGGGAAGCAATACTAAAATTACAAATCTTAGAGAAGAACTTTCATCTTATGATATAAAATTAAACTCTGCTGCAGTAGAATTGGAAAAAGCTGAAATATCTAAAAACGAAAAAGAAAAGAAACTTGTTGAAATTGAAGAAAGAGGAACTTTTCTGGAAGAGGAAATAAGTAAACTGAGTCAGAGAAGCAATAAACTTTCTGAAATAGTAAGAACTGCTGAATATGATGAAAAAAGACATTCTGCTAAACTTCAAGCTCTTGTAAGAATGGAAGAAAATAATGAAGGATTCTTCAAAGGAGTAAAAGAAGTTCTCAATAGTAAAATTATTGGAATAGAAGGTGTTTTTATCTCCCTTGTGACTATTCCTGAAAGGTTAGAAAAAGCTATTGAAGCTGGAATCCCTGGAAATATACAGGATATAGTTGTAGACACTGGAGATACTGCTAAAAAAGCAATAAATTTTCTTAAAGAAAGAAAAGCTGGGAGAGCTTCATTTCTTGCACTAGATACCATTAAAGTTCCTTTAAAAAGAGAAATAAAAATAAATATTCCTGGAGTAATAGGAAGAGCTGCTGAACTGGTAACAGCTGATGAAAGATACAAAAGTGTGGTTGAATTTGTTCTTGGAAATCTTCTCATAGTTGAAAATCTGGATACGGCATTAAAAATAGTTAAAAACAATATGTTTATGGGAAATGTAGTAACTCTTTCTGGTGAACTTATGAGTTCAAGGGGAAGAATAACTGGTGGTGATTCTGGGAATTCTACAGCCAGTCAAATATTTGAAAGAAAAAAAGAAATAAGAATTCTTAAAGAAACTGTTGAAAAACTGACTGCTGCCATAAAAAATGCTTCTGCTGAACAAAATGAAATAAGTAAAACTCTTGAAAATTTTGAAAACGAAATTGATAAGATAGATTCTCTGGAAGATGGAGTTAGAAAACAGCTTAAATTAGCAGAAGAATTATATAATGACTATATTTTGAAAAAAGAAAGAATAGAAAAAGATAGAAGAATTGTCAAAGTAGAACTGGAAGAAGAAGAAAAATACAGTCAGGAATTCGAAAAGAGGATAAACAGCTCTAAGGATGAAAGAGAGCGAGTTGAACAGGTTATTGCTGAAATCAAAGCTGATGAAGAACATGAAACTGAAAAAATAAGAGAGATAAATGCTTCTATTGAAAAGAAAAAAGAAGAATTTTCTGATGTAAGAATTCTCTTTATGAATAGTCAGGACAGACTTGGACAATTAGACAGAGAAGAAGAAAGGGAAAAGAAAGAGTATGAATTTCTTGTAGATGAAAAAAGAAACATGGAAGAAAAAACTACTTTTCTTGAAGATGAAATAATTTCTCTGGAAGAAAAAGAAAAAATATTAAAGGCAGAAATTGAAGAAAGAATAAATAAATACGAAAGTGAAAATACTGAAGTACAAGAAAGAAAAACTAAAAATGAAACTCTTACAGAAGAAGAGAGAAGTCTTAACAAAAAAAGAAAAGAAACTGAAAGTTATCTTCTTCACAAAAAAGACAGCCTAAATAGAGTAGAAGAAAGTCTGGAAAGAACTAAAATTGATTTAGAAAGATTAAAAGATATTCTAAGCACTCTGGAAGATGTGGCTGCAATAGAGGTGGAAGAAGAAAAGCTGAAAGAATTGAAAGATAAATTAAAAACTCTGGATAACAGATTAAAAAATTTCCAAGCAGTAAATCTTTTAGCTATAGAAGAATTTAAAGAATTAAATGATAAATATATTTTCCTTACTACCCAAAAAGATGATCTTGTTAAAGGAAAGGATGTTTTAATGGAATTAATTAAGGAAATTGATGATACCATTCATGAAAAATTCTTTACTGCTTATAAAGAGATAGATGCTAACTTTAATCAAATGTGTATGGAAACTCTTAATAATTCTGAAGGAAAGCTTCTTGTCCTCAATCCAGAGAATTTTGATGAATGTGGTGTTGAAATATTTGTAAAATTTAAAAATAAAAAAAGGCAGACATTATCCCTTCTTTCAGGAGGAGAAAAGTCTATGGTTGCCATAGCATTCATAATGTCTATTTTCATGTACAAACCTAGTCCATTTACATTTCTTGATGAAATAGAAGCTGCTTTGGATGAAAAAAATACCAGAAAACTTATTGGAAAATTAAAGGAATTTACTGAAAAATCTCAATTTATTCTTATTACACATAACAAGGACACTATGAGAGAATCGGAATCTATATTTGGAGTAACTATGAATAAAGAGATAGGTATCTCTAAAATAGTTCCTGTTAAATTCTAA
- a CDS encoding putative transcriptional repressor — MTIYDRIKERREKLGLTQEELAKELGYISRSSIAKIESGKVDIPQSKILSFAKALKTTPSYIMGWVEENEQINLLSKKDKLQYDTFMSEAALFFNDEKISDEDKDKLYKIMTELYFDSKEKNREKRKNKRNNKGE, encoded by the coding sequence ATGACTATATATGATAGAATAAAAGAAAGAAGAGAAAAATTAGGATTAACTCAAGAAGAACTTGCCAAAGAACTTGGTTATATTTCTCGTTCATCCATAGCTAAAATAGAATCTGGAAAAGTTGATATTCCTCAGTCTAAAATTCTTAGTTTTGCAAAAGCTCTAAAAACTACACCTTCATATATTATGGGTTGGGTTGAAGAAAACGAACAAATAAATCTTTTATCAAAAAAAGATAAATTGCAATATGATACTTTTATGAGTGAAGCTGCTCTTTTTTTTAATGATGAAAAAATTTCTGACGAAGATAAAGATAAACTTTATAAAATAATGACTGAATTATATTTTGATTCCAAGGAAAAAAATAGAGAAAAGAGAAAAAATAAAAGAAATAACAAGGGGGAATAA
- a CDS encoding phage-related minor tail protein, translating into MGMGNFIGEIGSGFKEELIPSGEEIGKMLAENIKIATREIIEFQKELANLNTILKVSQTELNKYGEKFIDLSINTGINKKEVLEGAQHILTLGVKKNELLDFLEITAKTATAGQITTNAAAEMLQTITKAYGTSLREAEAIADTLLTIQGKTSISLGMLEEPLKAIAAVSGPLGINFDEVGAAMIQFIRNENTASEAASMLKSIFIELSTEGYKAAETFESLSGMTFESFIASGGTLQETLELLERSAQENNQSLKEMFSSVEAGNAAFLLTGMNSEGFSRHLENMKNNSGEMSAAYTAATANIKDEWDKLLNAMTSHWGRFVSFFEKPLYMTIKEVRQLVDGQDNGEENLNETKRKIAENEKEIQKILAIDNLNNIQKERMMKRHVEIIEKLEKEKRETENKIMEDNYQKNITAYKNYQKNLNKYLKDDYAGQEREARNYLKTMAKLNDELYKSKNPKISYSERQELTEEKEIIEKRIKFFNEKIEIQEKYQRQQTALKNEEKELLNQHNKTISSAEGEYLKNKKNYIEEQEKLLNMGVISKEEYNKNLEKKDRELLNIQKNSNVESLKNLEEYYKKVGNLEKVDEYRKKRLKLEIDIKSNTSITAGGDFNDIENTYLEEERKKRKEFQAHILEDEWLYMEQLAALREEGVYTEKATEEIAEETRMRLAERKLQYEEEELEKRLEFYALNNQYSEKYSDTQIALAENKLKQQKNQMEKDKKNRSSKIKWEEWASKYEVDIYARSEGALLSSLDAIMSGQIKSLDDFKKFAQLQLAELLFALGQENAAKAISKTAEAIGYATNPFTVSLAPPAFASAAKFATVAAAFGVAALAISPNESAESNGENSNTNIATKYDEGIEERLETSSQESEGTVMIDVSDSQMSKLWIKQIEKELNDGYNVTLVGKKKI; encoded by the coding sequence ATGGGAATGGGAAATTTTATTGGTGAAATTGGGAGTGGTTTTAAAGAAGAACTTATACCTTCTGGCGAAGAAATAGGAAAAATGCTTGCTGAAAATATAAAAATAGCTACGAGAGAGATAATAGAGTTTCAAAAAGAATTAGCTAATTTAAATACAATATTAAAAGTTTCTCAAACAGAGTTAAATAAATATGGAGAAAAATTTATTGATTTGTCTATAAATACTGGGATAAATAAAAAAGAAGTTTTAGAAGGAGCACAGCATATACTAACTCTGGGAGTAAAAAAAAATGAACTTTTAGATTTTTTAGAAATAACAGCTAAAACGGCTACCGCTGGCCAAATAACAACCAATGCAGCAGCAGAAATGTTGCAGACAATTACCAAGGCATATGGAACTTCATTGAGGGAAGCAGAGGCTATTGCTGATACTTTGTTAACAATACAAGGTAAAACGTCAATATCACTTGGAATGTTAGAAGAACCTTTAAAAGCTATAGCAGCAGTATCAGGACCATTAGGAATAAATTTTGATGAAGTAGGAGCAGCAATGATTCAATTCATTAGAAATGAGAATACTGCTTCTGAAGCAGCATCTATGTTAAAAAGTATCTTTATAGAATTATCAACAGAAGGCTATAAAGCTGCTGAAACATTTGAAAGTCTTTCAGGAATGACTTTTGAAAGTTTTATAGCAAGTGGAGGGACCCTTCAGGAAACATTAGAATTATTAGAAAGATCTGCACAAGAAAATAATCAAAGTCTAAAAGAAATGTTTTCAAGTGTTGAAGCAGGGAATGCAGCTTTTTTATTAACAGGAATGAATTCAGAGGGATTTTCAAGACATCTTGAGAATATGAAAAATAATTCAGGGGAAATGTCAGCAGCCTATACAGCAGCTACAGCAAACATAAAAGATGAATGGGATAAATTACTAAATGCAATGACATCTCATTGGGGAAGATTTGTTTCGTTCTTTGAAAAACCATTATACATGACAATAAAAGAGGTAAGACAACTAGTAGATGGACAGGACAATGGTGAAGAAAATCTAAATGAAACAAAGAGAAAGATAGCAGAAAATGAAAAAGAAATTCAAAAAATATTGGCTATAGATAATTTAAATAATATTCAAAAAGAAAGAATGATGAAAAGACATGTTGAAATAATTGAAAAATTAGAAAAAGAAAAAAGAGAAACTGAAAATAAGATAATGGAAGATAATTACCAAAAGAATATTACAGCTTATAAAAATTATCAAAAAAATTTAAATAAGTATTTGAAAGATGATTATGCAGGACAAGAGAGAGAAGCCAGAAATTATTTGAAAACAATGGCAAAATTAAATGATGAATTGTATAAAAGTAAAAATCCTAAAATTAGTTACAGTGAAAGACAGGAATTAACAGAAGAAAAAGAAATAATAGAAAAAAGAATAAAGTTTTTTAATGAAAAAATAGAAATTCAAGAAAAATATCAAAGACAGCAAACAGCTTTAAAAAATGAAGAGAAAGAACTTTTAAATCAGCACAATAAAACAATTAGTTCAGCAGAAGGAGAATATTTAAAAAATAAAAAAAATTATATTGAAGAACAAGAAAAGCTTTTAAATATGGGAGTGATTTCGAAAGAAGAATATAATAAAAATTTGGAAAAAAAAGATAGAGAGCTATTAAACATTCAAAAGAATTCAAATGTAGAATCATTAAAAAATTTAGAAGAGTATTATAAAAAAGTTGGAAATCTTGAAAAAGTAGATGAATATAGAAAAAAAAGACTTAAATTAGAAATAGATATAAAATCAAATACATCCATAACTGCTGGAGGAGACTTTAATGATATAGAAAATACTTATCTTGAAGAAGAGAGGAAAAAAAGAAAAGAATTTCAAGCACATATTTTAGAAGATGAATGGTTATATATGGAGCAATTAGCAGCTTTGCGAGAAGAGGGGGTATATACTGAAAAGGCAACAGAAGAAATTGCAGAAGAAACAAGAATGAGATTGGCTGAAAGAAAGCTTCAGTATGAAGAGGAAGAATTAGAAAAAAGATTAGAATTTTATGCTTTAAATAATCAATATTCTGAAAAATACAGTGATACTCAGATTGCATTGGCGGAAAATAAACTTAAACAGCAAAAAAATCAAATGGAAAAAGATAAAAAAAATAGAAGTTCAAAGATAAAATGGGAAGAATGGGCAAGTAAATATGAGGTTGATATATATGCAAGATCAGAAGGTGCACTTCTTTCAAGCCTTGATGCAATTATGAGTGGACAGATAAAATCCTTGGATGATTTTAAAAAATTTGCTCAACTTCAATTAGCTGAATTATTATTTGCACTTGGACAGGAAAATGCAGCTAAAGCAATATCTAAAACAGCAGAAGCAATAGGATATGCAACGAATCCATTTACAGTTTCATTAGCACCACCAGCATTTGCATCAGCTGCAAAATTTGCAACAGTAGCTGCTGCATTTGGAGTAGCGGCTTTAGCTATTTCACCTAATGAAAGTGCAGAAAGTAATGGAGAAAACTCAAATACTAATATTGCTACAAAATATGATGAAGGAATAGAAGAAAGGTTAGAAACTTCAAGTCAAGAAAGTGAAGGAACTGTAATGATAGATGTTTCTGATTCTCAAATGAGTAAACTATGGATAAAGCAAATAGAAAAAGAGCTCAATGATGGTTATAATGTGACTCTTGTTGGAAAAAAGAAAATTTAA
- a CDS encoding putative lysozyme, with amino-acid sequence MNKKLSEEGVKFLIKEEGERFTAYRCQAGVLTIGIGHTGKEVIEGMKISKDQSRELLKKDLEKFEKVLNKIVKVEITQYQFDALISLMFNIGVYAFEKSTLIKKINSNADILEVEKEFRKWKIGGGKILLVLQKRREREIKLYRGELC; translated from the coding sequence ATGAATAAAAAGTTATCTGAAGAAGGAGTAAAATTTTTAATAAAAGAAGAAGGGGAAAGATTTACTGCTTATAGATGTCAAGCTGGTGTATTGACCATAGGAATAGGACATACTGGAAAAGAAGTAATTGAAGGAATGAAAATTTCAAAAGATCAATCAAGAGAATTACTAAAAAAAGATTTAGAGAAATTTGAAAAAGTTTTGAATAAAATTGTAAAAGTAGAAATTACACAATATCAGTTTGATGCTCTTATTAGTTTAATGTTCAATATTGGAGTATATGCTTTTGAGAAGAGTACTCTTATTAAAAAGATAAACTCTAATGCTGATATTTTAGAAGTGGAAAAAGAGTTTAGAAAATGGAAGATTGGAGGTGGAAAAATTTTATTAGTACTGCAAAAAAGAAGGGAAAGAGAAATAAAATTATATAGGGGGGAATTGTGCTAG